A single window of Atribacterota bacterium DNA harbors:
- the purN gene encoding phosphoribosylglycinamide formyltransferase yields MSKKIVVLVSGRGTNLQALIDAVKNGTIPGRITLVVSDNPHAHALERARREDIPTVILDYASFPGKKAYEKALLDLLIKEGPDLICLAGYMRIVGKEIIAHYRHRILNIHPSLLPAFPGLEAQKQAVEYGVKVSGCTVHFVDEGMDTGPIVLQAVCPVLDDDNPETLSVRILEHEHQIYPQAVRLFLEGKLRIEGRRVLVKE; encoded by the coding sequence TTGAGTAAAAAGATTGTGGTTCTGGTTTCCGGAAGAGGAACGAATCTTCAGGCTCTCATCGATGCGGTCAAAAACGGTACCATTCCGGGTCGTATCACTCTGGTGGTGAGCGATAATCCTCACGCCCATGCTCTGGAGCGTGCGCGAAGGGAGGATATCCCAACGGTTATTCTCGATTACGCTTCTTTTCCAGGGAAGAAAGCGTATGAAAAAGCGTTGCTTGACCTCCTTATCAAGGAAGGTCCTGATTTGATTTGCCTGGCTGGCTATATGCGCATCGTGGGAAAGGAGATTATTGCCCATTATCGCCATCGAATTTTGAACATTCATCCCTCGCTTCTACCAGCTTTTCCAGGATTGGAAGCACAGAAACAGGCTGTAGAGTATGGAGTCAAAGTGAGCGGTTGTACGGTCCATTTTGTGGACGAAGGGATGGATACCGGTCCCATTGTTTTGCAGGCGGTTTGTCCAGTCCTTGATGATGATAATCCAGAGACACTATCGGTGCGGATTCTTGAGCACGAACATCAAATTTATCCTCAGGCAGTTCGGCTTTTTCTGGAGGGAAAACTCCGTATAGAGGGACGAAGGGTTTTGGTGAAGGAGTGA
- the purM gene encoding phosphoribosylformylglycinamidine cyclo-ligase, translating to MNGGFWDYKKAGVDIDRANDSLKRITVRARGTWRSEVIAGIGGFAGIVRMNPEWRSHCLVAGSDGVGTKLKVAIELEKHDTVGIDLVAMCVNDVLCYGAEPLFFLDYFACGRLKTTVFESVLSGIIEGCKQARCTLLGGETAEMPDMYGEGEYDLAGFAVGVVEEENIIDGRDIEVGDVLFGISSSGLHSNGFSLVRRILRSNGISFDARVENRDLSEELLRPTRIYALLVLSLLREVRIKGLAHITGGGIVENLPRVLPEGLRARIKRSNIQVPWIFRFLQRIGNIPEQEMWRVFNMGVGLAVVVAQKDGAKFVELCQQKGEAPIFLGEIVRGERGVEFLE from the coding sequence ATGAATGGTGGATTTTGGGACTATAAGAAGGCTGGTGTTGATATCGATAGGGCAAATGATTCGCTGAAGCGGATTACGGTTCGAGCACGGGGAACCTGGCGCTCTGAAGTCATTGCAGGTATTGGTGGTTTTGCTGGAATTGTCCGGATGAACCCGGAGTGGCGAAGTCACTGCTTGGTGGCAGGAAGCGACGGGGTAGGTACGAAGCTCAAGGTAGCGATAGAACTGGAAAAACATGATACGGTGGGTATTGATCTTGTGGCGATGTGTGTGAATGACGTGCTTTGCTATGGCGCGGAGCCGCTCTTTTTTTTGGATTATTTTGCCTGTGGAAGGCTCAAGACAACGGTATTTGAATCGGTGCTTTCGGGGATTATCGAGGGGTGTAAGCAAGCCCGCTGTACACTCCTTGGTGGCGAGACGGCGGAGATGCCGGATATGTATGGAGAAGGTGAGTATGACCTGGCTGGATTTGCGGTGGGAGTGGTGGAAGAGGAAAACATTATTGATGGAAGGGACATAGAGGTAGGGGACGTACTATTTGGGATTTCCTCTTCCGGGTTACACAGTAACGGTTTCTCTCTGGTGCGAAGGATTCTTAGGAGTAATGGCATTTCCTTCGATGCCCGGGTGGAAAATCGGGACCTTTCCGAGGAACTTCTGCGGCCCACTCGAATTTATGCGCTTTTAGTGCTTTCGCTTCTTCGTGAAGTCCGCATTAAGGGTTTGGCACACATTACCGGAGGGGGAATCGTAGAAAACCTTCCTCGAGTTCTTCCCGAAGGATTGCGGGCAAGAATCAAAAGGAGTAATATCCAGGTTCCCTGGATTTTTCGGTTTCTCCAGAGGATAGGAAACATTCCGGAGCAAGAAATGTGGCGTGTGTTCAACATGGGCGTTGGTTTGGCCGTTGTTGTAGCCCAAAAAGATGGGGCCAAGTTTGTGGAACTGTGTCAGCAAAAGGGTGAGGCGCCGATTTTCTTGGGAGAAATCGTCCGGGGAGAGAGGGGAGTGGAATTTCTTGAGTAA
- the purB gene encoding adenylosuccinate lyase has protein sequence MIERYSLPKMKAIWSDEHRFEVWLQIELLALEAWSQLGLISPEEVERIRQKVTFSKERMLQIEQVTRHDVIAFLTTLSEGLGKEGRFLHFGLTSSDVLDTATSFLLKESAEVILADLDEVCSIIRDKALEHRYTLIVGRTHGVHAEPTTFGLKLVIWYNEMKRNRERVERAKQVVSVGKISGAVGNFANVDPRVEAYVCGKLGLQPAQASTQIIQRDRYAEFLWSLAMVGTSLEKFALELRNLQRTEIREVEEGFGKGQKGSSAMPHKKNPITGEQICGLSRVLRGNLFVALENIPLWHERDISHSSAERIILPDSCILTDYLLQTFTRLLRELSVYPENMQRNLDKSRGLVFSEKVLLELVKRGLTREEAYALVQRCALQTWENENADFLKTLQEDPEVRKYLSSSELENLFDFHHYLKHVDLIFRRSGIEGEKA, from the coding sequence ATGATTGAGCGGTATTCTTTACCAAAGATGAAAGCAATCTGGAGCGATGAACATCGTTTTGAGGTCTGGTTGCAAATAGAACTTCTGGCTCTGGAGGCCTGGAGCCAGTTGGGGCTTATCTCGCCGGAAGAGGTGGAACGTATTCGGCAGAAGGTGACCTTTTCCAAGGAGCGCATGCTCCAGATAGAACAGGTGACCCGTCACGACGTGATTGCCTTTTTGACCACGCTTTCTGAGGGTCTGGGTAAAGAGGGACGTTTCTTGCACTTTGGTCTTACTTCTTCAGATGTACTGGATACGGCCACTTCCTTTCTTCTCAAAGAGTCAGCAGAAGTTATCCTTGCTGACCTTGACGAGGTGTGTTCCATCATCAGAGACAAAGCACTGGAACACCGGTATACGCTTATAGTGGGACGAACGCACGGAGTTCATGCTGAACCCACCACCTTTGGGTTGAAACTGGTTATCTGGTACAATGAGATGAAACGGAATCGGGAACGGGTGGAAAGGGCAAAACAGGTGGTGAGCGTGGGTAAAATCTCAGGTGCGGTGGGGAATTTTGCCAACGTTGACCCCCGGGTAGAGGCGTATGTTTGTGGGAAGCTGGGTTTGCAACCAGCCCAAGCTTCGACCCAGATTATCCAGCGAGATCGGTATGCCGAGTTCCTGTGGTCTTTAGCCATGGTGGGAACGAGTTTGGAAAAGTTTGCTTTGGAACTGCGGAATTTGCAACGTACGGAAATTCGGGAAGTGGAAGAAGGTTTTGGTAAAGGTCAGAAGGGGTCTTCAGCAATGCCCCATAAGAAGAATCCCATTACCGGGGAACAAATTTGCGGTCTGAGCCGAGTTTTGCGGGGGAATCTCTTTGTAGCTTTGGAGAATATTCCCCTCTGGCATGAGCGGGATATTTCCCATTCTTCTGCTGAGCGGATTATTCTTCCCGATAGCTGTATCCTTACTGATTACCTTTTGCAGACTTTCACCAGACTTCTTCGGGAACTTTCGGTGTATCCTGAAAATATGCAGCGGAATCTGGATAAAAGTCGAGGATTGGTGTTTTCAGAGAAGGTACTTTTGGAGCTGGTAAAGCGGGGTCTTACCCGAGAAGAAGCCTATGCCCTGGTGCAACGATGTGCGCTCCAGACCTGGGAGAACGAAAACGCTGATTTTCTGAAAACCCTTCAGGAGGATCCGGAGGTGAGAAAATACCTTTCTTCTTCGGAACTGGAGAATTTGTTTGATTTCCATCATTACTTGAAGCATGTTGATTTGATCTTTCGGCGTTCCGGCATTGAGGGGGAGAAGGCATGA
- a CDS encoding zinc ribbon domain-containing protein, with translation MNKVVTMVPFLRLWMLRLRLAPLKREWLNALLELGEAVYTFFRQGQQEIRKEELRERYQELLSLEEEIEDLKEEIALLQGRKPRKRCPSCGKYIEEDARYCSYCGVEQKKE, from the coding sequence ATGAATAAGGTGGTCACCATGGTTCCGTTTTTGCGCCTGTGGATGCTGCGATTGAGATTAGCTCCTCTCAAGAGGGAATGGCTTAACGCGCTCCTTGAGCTGGGAGAAGCTGTGTATACCTTTTTTCGTCAGGGACAACAGGAAATCCGAAAAGAAGAACTCCGGGAACGGTACCAAGAACTTCTGTCCTTAGAGGAAGAAATAGAGGATTTAAAAGAAGAGATCGCGCTTCTCCAAGGAAGGAAGCCTCGCAAAAGGTGTCCTTCCTGTGGAAAGTACATCGAAGAGGACGCCAGGTACTGTTCTTACTGTGGAGTTGAACAGAAAAAGGAGTAA
- a CDS encoding extracellular solute-binding protein, with the protein MKRSFWLVVLLLYLVASTSFAAEKTWESQQGEFSGTTLTILITDPHSAVVESWKPEWEALTGAKVEMVVVPYASLYDKMMTDFITGTGAYDLICWPSIWAGDVMGGEWVIPLDELIQEYGYPNWDDVAPAIKTVVSWANKVYALPYDGDCHMLYYRKDALENPDYQSKFKEKYGYAYNVPPQSWEEIRDIAEFFTGWDWDNDGENEYGIAFIAQRKTQAMWSYLDIAMQYAAQPGVAPFFDPETMEPLVNNPGWVKAMEVIQDMTKFAPPGLLSYGYSELRQAYVSGNSAIALDWGDIGIMEQSEEKYGSKVKGLLGYGPLPGAKKTYDFKEKKWIEGYNQVNFLNFGGWIFSISKFSKNQLAAYKFATYFTAPERSILDVCGIHGYTGANPWRFSHFQNIDKWIEGGWGKDSVMKYLETIQTILSDPKAITDLRIPGAAEYYDYLDLYLAQVLSGTAKPEDACNTIYKEWVKITEAQGKEKQLNLYRESLGLPKK; encoded by the coding sequence GTGAAAAGAAGTTTCTGGCTCGTGGTGTTGCTTCTCTACCTTGTGGCTTCCACGTCTTTTGCCGCCGAAAAAACCTGGGAATCACAGCAAGGTGAATTCAGCGGTACCACCCTTACCATTCTCATTACCGATCCCCATTCAGCCGTAGTCGAGTCCTGGAAACCAGAATGGGAAGCCTTGACCGGCGCCAAGGTGGAAATGGTGGTGGTACCCTATGCCTCACTCTACGACAAAATGATGACCGATTTTATCACCGGAACCGGAGCATACGATTTAATCTGTTGGCCTTCCATTTGGGCAGGAGACGTCATGGGTGGTGAATGGGTGATTCCCCTTGACGAGCTGATTCAGGAGTATGGGTATCCGAACTGGGATGATGTGGCACCAGCGATAAAGACGGTGGTATCCTGGGCTAATAAGGTTTACGCCCTCCCCTACGATGGTGACTGCCATATGCTCTACTATCGGAAGGACGCTCTGGAGAATCCCGATTACCAATCAAAATTTAAGGAAAAATATGGATATGCCTACAATGTGCCCCCGCAATCCTGGGAAGAGATCCGGGATATTGCGGAGTTCTTCACCGGCTGGGATTGGGACAACGATGGGGAAAATGAATATGGAATTGCCTTTATTGCCCAGAGAAAAACCCAGGCCATGTGGTCGTATCTTGATATTGCCATGCAATATGCTGCTCAGCCCGGCGTCGCTCCCTTCTTTGACCCTGAAACCATGGAACCGCTGGTCAACAATCCCGGCTGGGTTAAAGCAATGGAAGTGATCCAAGATATGACCAAATTCGCTCCTCCAGGGCTCTTAAGCTACGGCTATAGCGAACTCCGTCAGGCGTATGTTTCTGGAAACTCGGCTATTGCCCTAGACTGGGGTGATATCGGAATCATGGAGCAGTCCGAGGAAAAATATGGAAGCAAAGTAAAGGGCCTTTTGGGTTATGGTCCGCTTCCAGGAGCGAAAAAAACCTACGATTTCAAGGAGAAAAAATGGATTGAAGGGTACAACCAGGTCAACTTCCTGAATTTCGGTGGTTGGATTTTCTCCATCTCCAAATTCTCCAAAAACCAGCTTGCTGCGTACAAATTTGCCACCTATTTTACCGCTCCAGAGCGAAGCATTCTGGATGTCTGTGGCATCCATGGATACACTGGTGCAAATCCCTGGCGTTTTTCCCACTTCCAGAACATCGACAAATGGATAGAAGGAGGCTGGGGTAAAGATTCAGTCATGAAATACCTCGAAACCATTCAGACCATCCTTTCTGATCCCAAGGCTATCACGGACCTACGTATCCCTGGCGCGGCAGAATACTATGATTACCTTGACCTTTACCTCGCCCAGGTGCTCTCGGGCACAGCCAAACCAGAAGATGCCTGCAATACCATTTACAAAGAATGGGTCAAAATCACCGAAGCACAGGGGAAGGAAAAACAGCTGAACCTCTATCGAGAGTCGCTGGGTCTCCCGAAGAAATAA
- a CDS encoding sugar ABC transporter permease — MFKSQERARAIKVGFIIPGLSYLMLMAVFPMVWSLSLSFQRWKAATASPRVFVGLKNFYTIFFEDSRFWNSLRFTVSYVLIVVVIELFLGLLLAYLLNEKIRFRNFFRVVFLFPMAAPPIGIAFMWRMLLNPDAGIMVKIMNSLGMNVVRWLTDAKLTPFVLMSVDIWEWTPFMFLGLLAAFQSLPVELYDAAQVDGASRFQTFRFITFPLLLPIIVTLVLLRAIDAFKLFELVFGITGGGPGSSTESLSYYIYTVGFQYFDLGYACSLSWIFLGIVLLISNFLLQRLRKEV; from the coding sequence ATGTTCAAGAGTCAGGAACGGGCAAGAGCAATCAAGGTTGGTTTTATCATCCCCGGGCTCTCCTACCTCATGCTTATGGCCGTATTTCCAATGGTCTGGTCTCTCTCCCTGAGTTTTCAGCGATGGAAAGCAGCCACTGCCAGTCCCCGGGTCTTCGTGGGTCTCAAGAACTTCTATACCATTTTTTTCGAGGATTCGCGTTTCTGGAATAGCCTGCGCTTTACTGTTTCCTATGTCCTGATTGTAGTGGTCATCGAACTATTTTTGGGTCTTCTTCTTGCCTACCTTCTCAACGAGAAAATCCGTTTTCGCAACTTCTTCCGAGTGGTATTTCTGTTTCCCATGGCTGCTCCCCCCATTGGGATCGCCTTCATGTGGCGGATGCTGCTCAACCCCGATGCCGGGATTATGGTGAAAATCATGAATAGCCTTGGCATGAACGTCGTCCGGTGGCTTACCGATGCGAAACTTACTCCTTTTGTGCTGATGAGTGTCGATATCTGGGAATGGACTCCTTTCATGTTTTTGGGGCTTCTCGCCGCTTTCCAGTCTTTACCAGTTGAATTGTACGATGCAGCCCAGGTCGATGGGGCTTCACGATTCCAAACCTTCCGGTTTATCACCTTCCCTCTTCTTCTTCCCATCATTGTGACCCTGGTGCTTTTACGGGCTATCGACGCGTTTAAACTCTTCGAGCTGGTTTTCGGGATCACCGGAGGAGGACCAGGAAGTAGCACCGAATCCCTCTCCTACTACATCTACACCGTGGGTTTCCAATATTTTGATCTGGGATATGCCTGCAGTTTATCCTGGATATTTCTGGGTATCGTACTTTTAATTTCCAACTTCCTGCTTCAACGACTGCGCAAGGAGGTATGA
- a CDS encoding carbohydrate ABC transporter permease, which translates to MKSKKKVSGFLIFTWIFLLLFTFWTLFPFFWGIITSIKSPGEQYSTAFLPHFQFKPSSYAWQVVLGQAEGERTKQGLRNSVLISSLSSLLVLFMGALAGYSLARFRFHRWKNKDIAVWILSNRMFPPIAVAIPFFLIMRTLRLLDTLPAIIMAHVVYNLPLAIWLMIDFFRELPEEIEEAALIDGCSSFQAFLRIALPLSLPGIIAVYILCFIFSWNEFLFVVTLSYRKTMTMPVIIAGALTVRGLDFWKVSALSLLAVTPPVILAALTSRYLIRGLTLGAVKE; encoded by the coding sequence GTGAAGTCCAAAAAGAAGGTCTCAGGGTTTCTGATTTTTACCTGGATATTTTTACTTCTTTTCACCTTCTGGACTCTTTTCCCGTTTTTCTGGGGTATCATCACCTCAATCAAATCTCCAGGTGAACAGTATAGCACTGCTTTTCTCCCTCACTTCCAGTTCAAACCCTCCTCCTATGCCTGGCAGGTGGTACTGGGACAGGCCGAAGGAGAAAGAACAAAGCAGGGCCTTCGTAATAGTGTACTCATTTCTTCTCTCAGTTCTCTCCTGGTGCTCTTCATGGGGGCTCTGGCCGGATACTCTCTAGCCCGTTTCCGTTTCCACCGTTGGAAAAATAAAGATATCGCGGTATGGATTCTCTCAAACCGCATGTTTCCACCAATCGCAGTCGCTATTCCCTTCTTCCTCATCATGCGAACCTTGAGGCTTCTTGATACTCTTCCGGCCATCATTATGGCTCATGTCGTCTACAACCTCCCCTTAGCCATCTGGCTTATGATTGACTTCTTTCGGGAACTCCCGGAAGAGATTGAGGAAGCCGCACTGATCGACGGTTGCTCATCATTTCAGGCATTCCTGCGCATCGCTCTTCCCCTCTCTCTTCCCGGTATCATTGCGGTGTACATTCTGTGTTTTATTTTCTCCTGGAACGAATTCCTCTTCGTGGTAACGCTCTCTTACCGCAAGACCATGACCATGCCAGTGATCATCGCTGGAGCTCTAACCGTACGGGGTCTTGACTTCTGGAAAGTATCGGCCCTGTCACTCTTGGCGGTAACACCCCCGGTGATTTTGGCAGCGCTCACTTCACGGTACCTGATTCGAGGCTTAACCCTGGGAGCAGTCAAAGAATGA
- a CDS encoding universal stress protein, with amino-acid sequence MEISHILVPTDFSLFSDLAIHKATLLGKIFQAKITVLHVLTLSEVNVLTSQPGNPWENVVLQIQNDMMEEVRKVADSSFDLAKVSLEVVAGEPVEEIVRFADESNVDLIIMGTHGRTGLASVFLGSVTIGVIKKTCVPVMVVKCTEALK; translated from the coding sequence ATGGAAATATCCCATATTCTGGTTCCAACCGACTTTTCCCTCTTCTCCGATTTAGCGATTCACAAAGCGACCTTGCTGGGCAAAATCTTTCAGGCTAAAATCACCGTTCTACACGTCCTTACCTTAAGTGAAGTAAATGTGCTCACCTCTCAGCCAGGAAATCCGTGGGAAAATGTGGTTTTGCAAATCCAGAACGATATGATGGAAGAAGTACGCAAAGTCGCCGACTCATCCTTTGATCTTGCCAAGGTTTCTTTGGAAGTAGTTGCCGGGGAACCGGTGGAAGAAATTGTGCGGTTTGCCGACGAGAGCAACGTCGACCTCATCATCATGGGAACTCACGGAAGGACAGGACTGGCCAGCGTCTTTTTGGGAAGTGTCACCATAGGGGTGATCAAAAAAACCTGCGTGCCCGTCATGGTCGTCAAATGTACCGAAGCGCTAAAATAG
- a CDS encoding thiamine pyrophosphate-dependent enzyme, producing MMANPFEQEKAVEIAWCPGCGNFGILRALKEALFELGYEPHQVVLVSGIGQAAKLPHYLNANVFNGLHGRSVPVAFAIKTVRPELLVVAESGDGCMYGEGGNHFLHAIRRNPDLTVIVHDNQVYGLTKGQASPTSEEGFVSKVQAMGNFSTPFNPLSIAIAQDASFVARGFSGDVEGLKKILKEALSWKGFALVDVLQPCVSFNRVNTYGWYKERVYYLGEDHDPSNRLQAFERSLEWGERIPLGIFYTHLRPTYGEKLYTQIPRSHLLYQGMLSQEGIAREFQRLM from the coding sequence ATGATGGCCAATCCGTTTGAGCAGGAAAAGGCGGTAGAAATTGCTTGGTGTCCGGGGTGTGGGAATTTCGGTATTTTGAGAGCGTTAAAGGAAGCCCTTTTTGAGCTTGGGTATGAACCGCATCAGGTGGTCCTTGTTTCGGGGATTGGTCAGGCGGCCAAACTTCCTCACTATTTGAATGCCAATGTTTTCAACGGATTGCATGGGCGTAGTGTCCCGGTTGCCTTTGCCATTAAAACTGTGCGCCCTGAACTCCTTGTGGTTGCCGAATCGGGAGATGGATGCATGTACGGAGAAGGTGGGAATCATTTCCTCCATGCCATCCGTCGCAATCCTGACCTCACCGTGATCGTGCATGATAATCAGGTTTACGGTTTAACCAAGGGACAGGCTTCGCCCACTTCGGAGGAAGGGTTTGTTTCCAAGGTGCAGGCCATGGGAAACTTTTCTACCCCCTTTAACCCTCTTAGTATAGCCATTGCCCAGGATGCCAGTTTTGTGGCGCGGGGGTTTTCTGGAGATGTTGAGGGGTTGAAAAAAATCCTTAAGGAAGCCCTATCCTGGAAGGGTTTTGCTTTGGTTGATGTCTTGCAACCCTGTGTGAGCTTTAACCGGGTGAATACCTACGGCTGGTATAAAGAACGGGTCTACTACTTAGGGGAAGATCATGATCCCAGTAATCGACTCCAGGCTTTTGAGAGGAGTCTGGAGTGGGGGGAAAGAATCCCCTTAGGCATTTTCTATACCCATCTCAGACCAACGTATGGGGAAAAACTGTACACTCAAATCCCACGCTCTCATTTGCTGTACCAGGGCATGTTATCTCAAGAGGGTATTGCCAGAGAATTCCAGCGTTTGATGTGA
- a CDS encoding 2-oxoacid:acceptor oxidoreductase subunit alpha, translating into MVDWSIKVGGAAGQGVQTVSEILALMLKRSGYYVFSLEDYQSRIRGGHTFTHIRLSDEPVWAAKKYLDLLVCLDPLTHGLHRHEVKERGFILGSFVPVGDASNSHHFITIDFEKEAIQLGNKVFANMVAVGAISAILGLAPELSEAYIEEVFAKKGKEVVEKNKLAFRRGRELVGIDPVLPQKGSIKSDHAPQFLLDGNQALGLGALFAGCTFYSAYPMTPSTGIMNFLASRAKEYGIMVEQAEDEIAAINMALGASYAGARAMTGTSGGGFCLMVEGLGLAAMTEVPIVVVDGQRPGPSTGLPTRTSQADLLFVVHAGHDEFPRFVFAPRDPQDAINVVRRAFYLTEKYQVPAIILSDQYLADAKVSYRNLELEEIPDFLIQVSDSSEYCRYALTPSGISPRVIPGGRALVVVDSDEHDECGHLTEDLGVRIAMHEKRMKKWEAMKKEMRMPFYAEGKDMTLIGWGSNWGVLQEVRKELRAEGIDAGFVHFNELWPLPFGLREFLVRLPLPVVVENNYRGQFADLLERETKFSFPVRITRYDGRPFLVDELRERVKEVLHDGQSV; encoded by the coding sequence ATGGTGGACTGGAGCATTAAGGTTGGGGGAGCGGCTGGTCAGGGTGTTCAGACCGTTTCAGAGATTCTTGCCCTGATGCTCAAGCGAAGTGGATACTATGTGTTCTCCCTCGAAGATTACCAGTCTCGGATTCGGGGGGGACATACGTTTACCCATATTCGGTTGAGCGATGAGCCAGTTTGGGCAGCGAAGAAGTATCTTGATCTTCTGGTGTGTCTGGATCCGTTGACCCATGGGTTGCATCGACACGAGGTCAAGGAAAGAGGTTTTATTTTGGGCAGTTTCGTGCCGGTGGGGGATGCTTCGAATTCTCATCACTTCATCACCATTGATTTTGAAAAAGAGGCGATACAGCTTGGGAATAAAGTCTTTGCCAACATGGTGGCAGTAGGGGCAATCAGCGCAATTCTGGGGTTAGCACCAGAATTGAGCGAGGCCTATATCGAAGAGGTTTTTGCCAAAAAGGGGAAAGAAGTGGTTGAGAAAAACAAACTGGCCTTCCGGAGGGGTCGAGAGCTGGTCGGTATTGACCCGGTTTTACCCCAGAAGGGATCGATAAAGTCTGATCACGCTCCTCAATTTCTCCTTGATGGGAACCAGGCGCTGGGCTTAGGAGCGCTTTTCGCCGGGTGCACCTTTTACAGTGCTTACCCCATGACCCCCTCTACTGGAATTATGAATTTTCTGGCTTCCCGGGCCAAGGAGTACGGGATTATGGTGGAACAGGCAGAGGACGAGATTGCAGCGATCAACATGGCTCTGGGAGCATCCTACGCTGGGGCGAGGGCGATGACTGGCACTTCTGGTGGAGGGTTTTGTCTCATGGTGGAGGGACTGGGTCTAGCAGCCATGACCGAAGTGCCGATTGTGGTGGTGGATGGACAGCGACCGGGCCCGTCAACTGGTCTGCCTACCAGAACTTCGCAAGCGGATCTCCTCTTCGTGGTCCATGCCGGGCATGATGAATTTCCCCGTTTTGTCTTTGCTCCCCGGGATCCGCAGGATGCCATCAACGTGGTACGGAGAGCTTTCTACTTGACTGAAAAGTATCAGGTGCCAGCCATTATCCTCAGTGACCAGTATCTGGCTGATGCCAAGGTTTCCTATCGAAACCTTGAACTTGAGGAGATACCGGATTTCCTGATTCAGGTGAGTGATTCTTCTGAGTATTGCCGCTATGCTTTGACTCCGTCGGGGATTTCTCCCCGGGTGATTCCTGGTGGCAGGGCGCTGGTGGTGGTGGATAGTGACGAGCACGATGAGTGTGGTCATCTTACGGAGGATTTGGGCGTGCGGATTGCGATGCACGAGAAACGGATGAAGAAATGGGAGGCAATGAAAAAGGAAATGCGCATGCCCTTTTATGCTGAGGGTAAAGATATGACCCTCATTGGCTGGGGTTCCAACTGGGGGGTGTTGCAAGAGGTGCGGAAAGAACTCCGGGCAGAGGGAATTGATGCAGGTTTTGTGCACTTTAACGAGTTGTGGCCGTTGCCGTTTGGATTGCGGGAGTTCCTGGTACGATTGCCCCTTCCGGTGGTGGTTGAGAACAATTATAGAGGTCAGTTTGCAGACCTTTTAGAACGTGAAACCAAATTTTCCTTCCCAGTGCGAATCACCCGCTATGATGGGCGACCTTTTCTGGTGGATGAACTGCGTGAGCGAGTGAAGGAGGTGCTCCATGATGGCCAATCCGTTTGA
- a CDS encoding mechanosensitive ion channel family protein gives MIHLFVWLEKGIRILAVIGGAYLTFFLSGRIFRGLLLRRLMPGGKDSRRWLETIVPLLQSLTKYVVAFFAIIFVLRELGVDATALLAGAGVVGLAVGFGAQTLVRDIVTGMFLLFEDTLSVGDVVEIGEVTGTVEEMTLRVIRVRLFSGALVTIPNGEIGKIANYNRGFTRAIVDMNVAYEVDLDRVVEVMKQVAEEYYQKNPQMVFEPPLIHRIVQLGSSSVVVRVSLKVCPQEHWSVERELRYLLKRAFDAEGIEIPYQKKTVYVKEI, from the coding sequence ATGATTCATCTTTTTGTGTGGCTAGAGAAGGGAATACGGATTCTTGCGGTTATTGGTGGGGCGTATCTGACGTTCTTTTTAAGTGGGAGGATCTTTCGAGGATTACTCCTGCGCAGATTGATGCCTGGTGGGAAAGATTCCCGCCGATGGCTTGAGACGATTGTACCCCTTTTGCAGAGTCTTACCAAATATGTGGTGGCTTTTTTTGCCATCATCTTCGTTCTGCGAGAGCTGGGAGTTGATGCCACAGCCCTTTTGGCGGGTGCAGGAGTGGTGGGTCTTGCCGTTGGTTTTGGGGCCCAAACTCTGGTGCGAGATATCGTCACGGGAATGTTTCTCCTTTTCGAAGATACCCTTTCGGTGGGTGATGTGGTTGAGATTGGGGAAGTGACCGGGACGGTTGAAGAAATGACCTTGCGAGTTATCCGGGTGCGTCTTTTTTCGGGAGCTCTGGTGACCATCCCCAACGGGGAGATTGGAAAGATTGCCAATTATAACCGCGGATTTACCCGGGCTATTGTGGATATGAATGTGGCCTATGAGGTGGATTTGGACCGGGTGGTGGAGGTAATGAAACAGGTAGCGGAAGAATATTACCAGAAAAACCCCCAAATGGTGTTTGAACCACCATTGATTCATCGCATTGTACAACTGGGGTCTTCCAGTGTGGTGGTGCGAGTTTCGCTCAAAGTTTGCCCACAGGAACACTGGAGTGTCGAGCGGGAGTTACGATATCTTTTGAAAAGAGCGTTTGATGCCGAAGGGATTGAGATTCCATATCAGAAAAAGACGGTTTATGTGAAGGAGATATAG